A window of the Euwallacea similis isolate ESF13 chromosome 20, ESF131.1, whole genome shotgun sequence genome harbors these coding sequences:
- the PDZ-GEF gene encoding rap guanine nucleotide exchange factor 2 isoform X5, whose translation MLKHALRTCYDLDLKPGMRKRVSLGDLSVRRKSATYENVQILKKYLRRRNSVSWPNFVCLEVEDVSEIDYPDVDQGRRAQNSPLMEHQQHRPINIMFDDAYGGHPHNNIPRPSLYHKCSRGSHSSDTSSAYSGSDTMASNHSELDGDEPDLSGLVESIVDSDEEDDLAESMDSLAVRDRVRDCLEKEPSERTEDDIEALLEFTQHLKAFTNMTLAVRRALCAVMVFAVVEKAGTIVMNDGEELDSWSVLVNGCVEVVISGEENQTLSMGDAFGILPTMDKLYHKGLMITKCDDCQFVCITQSDYYRILHQGEENTRRHEEDGNLVLVTELRGSAESGSNRRGHVVIRATPQRLSHQLIEENSLTDPTYVEDFLLTHRVFTPSPLCIANQLLEWFKDPEVRDRVTRVVLLWVNNHFTDFETDPDMIEFLENFEQGLEDEHMAGQLRLLNIACAAKARIRNVVLARPNRDEPLAFQVLGGFERNFGIFISKVDKRSKAEEVGLKRGDQILEVNGQSFEHVSHARALEILKGTTHLSITIKSNLLHFKEMLNTPDNSPRPRSRKISEIAKIQHDPRARLSTVEGNILLGHTTPCSEPVTINSPQKEGKKPMFSTMGPKRRLQKALMKMNILPKNIINIGTDQVDNFNPPSNLTTNIYQSQSNPDLMSICYDDLRCTDYPEHVLKVYKPDQSYKYLLIHKETTAHEVVMLALQEFGMTDPSSNFSLCEVSVTDTQTIKQRRLPDQLQNLAERIGLSSRYYLKTNGITETLVPDELAPELVRESAVHFLQLNAVEVAIQLTLQDFSIFRQIEPTEYIDDLFRLKSKYGTPMLEKFEHLVNKEMFWVVSEVCCEQNPVRRMKIIKQFIKVARQCKECKNFNSMFAILSGLGHGAVTRLRQTWDKLPGKYQRIFNDLQQLMDPSRNMSKYRQLVSAEQTQPPIIPFYPVVKKDLTFIHDGNDSHVEGLVNFEKLRMIAKEVRSLSNMCSSPYDLLTMLELGGQPASNAMVALNQMTTASSQYHTQGQATVKRRKKSTAAPNPKKMFEESQMVRRVKAYLNNLHVETDEKKLHEMSVECEGSGATAGGFSGPGSQRGKRHPSPAPSTTSSTSSASDERKPTAKFGSASPQAVRKLLALSEPAKARPHQPRQPGIPITQPSSAVRRAPSATGSYSSYGSHSSSSSGAGGRAMHERSHSDTPTPLPSVALSAESSSVTSLSNLPLRKTLTSGSVTSSDSGHSTISQVTTGSAGDYHPYQTRCPSPSRHSTVLPAGWCPVRPGSIPPCPQAVAVLPPLPHALRNGANRRQPPSYSVAAHMARLHRLGRAHSHEGVTQGYHFHTDPDIDQGDYDLTDLSLESDTVIIMV comes from the exons atgttgaaacaCGCTCTTAGAACTTGTTACGATTTGGACCTTAAACCGGGAATGCGCAAAAGAGTGTCTTTAGGCGATTTATCAGTGCGACGCAAATCAGCAACATACGAGAACGTTCAGATCTTAAAGAAGTATTTGAGACGCCGAAACTCTGTGTCATGGccgaattttgtttgtttggaGGTGGAGGATGTATCAGAG aTCGACTATCCCGACGTAGACCAAGGTAGAAGAGCGCAAAATTCTCCTCTAATGGAACACCAACAGCATAGGCCCATCAACATTATGTTCGATGACGCT TATGGAGGCCACCCTCACAACAACATCCCCAGACCCAGCTTGTACCATAAATGCTCCAGGGGTTCTCATTCCTCGGATACTTCCTCAGCTTACAGCGGTAGCGATACCATGGCCTCAAACCATTCCGAGCTCGATGGAGACGAACCTGATCTGTCTGGTTTGGTTGAGAGCATCGTGGATAGTGACGAAGAGGATGATTTGGCAGAGAGCATGGAT AGTTTGGCTGTGAGAGATAGAGTAAGAGACTGTTTAGAAAAGGAGCCATCAGAGAGGACTGAGGACGACATTGAAGCTTTACTGGAGTTTACGCAGCATCTCAAGGCTTTCACCAACATGACTCTGGCGGTGCGGAGGGCGCTTTGCGCCGTTATGGTTTTTGCTGTTGTGGAAAAGGCTGGCACCATTGTCATGAACGATGGGGAGGAATTAG ATTCCTGGTCTGTGCTCGTGAACGGCTGCGTAGAAGTAGTAATCTCAGGCGAAGAGAATCAAACTCTGTCCATGGGTGACGCTTTTGGCATCCTTCCCACCATGGACAAGCTCTACCACAAAGGACTGATGATCACTAAGTGCGACGATTGCCAGTTTGTTTGTATAACTCAGTCGGACTATTACCGGATCCTTCATCAAGGCGAAGAAAATACCCGTAGACACGAGGAAGACGGCAACTTGGTGTTGGTGACCGAGTTGAGAGGATCAGCTGAGTCTGGATCTAATAGGCGCGGTCACGTAGTGATCAGAGCTACTCCTCAACGACTCTCTCACCAACTAATCGAAGAGAACTCTCTCACCGATCCCACTTATGTCGAAGATTTTTTGCTGACTCACAGAGTATTCACTCCAAGCCCTTTGTGCATTGCCAATCAGCTGTTGGAATGGTTCAAAGACCCAGAAGTTCGAGATCGTGTCACAAGAGTGGTGCTCCTGTGGGTCAACAACCATTTTACTGACTTCGAGACTGATCCCGACATGATCGAGTTCCTTGAAAACTTCGAGCAAGGTCTGGAAGACGAGCACATGGCCGGGCAATTGCGACTGTTAAACATCGCTTGTGCTGCCAAGGCGCGTATCAGGAACGTGGTGCTGGCTAGGCCCAATAGGGACGAACCTCTGGCTTTTCAAGTGTTGGGAGGTTTTGAAAGGAACTTTGGGATATTCATTTCGAAGGTGGATAAGAGGTCGAAGGCTGAGGAAGTGGGGCTGAAGCGGGGAGATCAGATCCTGGAAGTGAACGGACAGAGCTTCGAGCACGTTTCCCACGCGAGGGCTTTGGAAATTCTAAAGGGAACTACGCACTTGAGCATCACAATCAAGTCAAATTTGCTGCATTTCAAGGAGATGCTGAACACGCCCGATAATTCACCTAGGCCAAGGAGCAGGAAGATTTCAGAAATTG CTAAAATCCAACACGACCCTCGAGCCAGGTTGTCAACCGTCGAGGGAAATATTCTCCTGGGCCACACCACCCCGTGCTCCGAACCTGTAACCATCAACAGCCCACAAAAGGAAGGCAAAAAGCCCATGTTCTCCACCATGGGGCCCAAAAGACGTCTTCAGAAGGCCCTTATGAAAATGAATATTCTCCCTAAAAACATCATTAA TATCGGCACTGACCAAGTAGACAATTTCAACCCACCTTCGAACTTGACCACAAACATTTACCAATCCCAGAGCAATCCGGACTTGATGTCCATTTGCTACGACGACCTGCGCTGCACCGACTATCCAGAGCATGTGCTCAAGGTCTACAAACCGGACCAGAGCTACAAATACTTGTTGATTCACAAGGAAACCACCGCCCATGAAGTGGTGATGTTGGCTCTGCAGGAATTCGGAATGACCGACCCCAGTTCCAACTTTAGTTTGTGTGAAGTATCTGTCACAGACACGCAAACGATCAAGCAAAGACGACTACCCGATCAGCTGCAAAACTTGGCGGAGCGTATAGGGCTGAGCAGCCGTTATTACTTGAAAACAAACGGCATTACCGAGACTTTAGTACCTGACGAATTGGCTCCGGAATTGGTGCGCGAAAGTGCGGTGCACTTTTTGCAACTGAACGCCGTAGAAGTGGCCATTCAGCTCACTCTGCAAGATTTTAGTATATTTAGGCAGATCGAACCGACAGAATACATAGACGACTTGTTTCGATTGAAGTCGAAATATGGCACTCCCATGCTGGAGAAGTTCGAGCATTTGGTGAATAAAGAGATGTTTTGGGTGGTGAGCGAGGTGTGCTGCGAGCAGAATCCAGTGCGGAGGATGAAGATTATAAAACAATTCATTAAAGTTGCAA GACAATGCAAAGAGTGCAAAAACTTCAACTCGATGTTTGCCATTTTGAGCGGCCTGGGACACGGAGCTGTCACTAGACTGAGGCAAACGTGGGACAAACTGCCCGGCAAGTACCAAAGGATATTCAACGATCTGCAGCAGCTAATGGATCCCTCTAGGAACATGAGCAAATATCGACAGTTGGTCAGTGCCGAGCAAACGCAACCTCCCATT ATACCTTTTTACCCGGTGGTAAAGAAGGATCTCACCTTCATACACGACGGAAACGATTCGCACGTGGAAGGTCTAGTCAACTTCGAGAAGCTGCGCATGATTGCCAAGGAGGTACGCTCGCTGAGCAACATGTGCAGTAGCCCCTACGATTTGTTAACCATGCTCGAATTGGGCGGGCAACCTGCTAGTAATGCCATGGTGGCACTTAATCAGATGACCACGGCGTCTTCCCAATACCACACACAAG gTCAAGCCACAGTGAAGCGACGGAAAAAGTCCACAGCCGCCCCAAATCCCAAGAAAATGTTCGAGGAATCTCAAATGGTGCGTCGGGTTAAAGCATATCTGAATAATCTCCACGTGGAAACGGACGAGAAGAAATTGCATGAAATGTCGGTTGAATGCGAGGGAAGTGGGGCTACCGCAGGGGGATTTTCGGGTCCGGGTAGCCAAAGGGGAAAAAGGCATCCGTCGCCAGCCCCCTCTACCACTAGCAGTACAAGTAGCGCTAGCGACGAGAGGAAACCAACTGCTAAGTTCG GTTCGGCCTCGCCGCAAGCCGTCCGAAAGCTGCTGGCGCTGTCCGAGCCCGCGAAAGCGAGACCCCATCAGCCTAGGCAACCCGGTATACCGATTACCCAGCCCAGTTCGGCCGTCCGGAGAGCGCCCAGCGCGACAG GTAGTTATTCGAGTTACGGGTCGCACAGCTCCAGCAGTTCAGGGGCGGGCGGAAGGGCGATGCACGAGCGCTCCCACTCGGATACGCCCACACCGCTGCCCTCAGTCGCTCTGTCGGCCGAGAGCAGCAGCGTCACGTCGTTGAGCAACTTGCCATTGAGGAAAACGCTCACGTCCG GTTCGGTCACGTCTTCCGATTCGGGGCACAGCACCATTAGCCAGGTTACGACCGGTTCGGCGGGTGACTATCACCCGTACCAGACTCGCTGTCCCAGTCCCTCAAGGCATTCGACAGTATTGCCAGCAG GCTGGTGTCCCGTGCGTCCCGGTTCTATACCGCCTTGTCCTCAAGCTGTGGCAGTGTTGCCCCCTTTACCTCATGCTTTGCGCAATG GTGCCAACAGACGACAACCCCCTTCGTACAGCGTGGCTGCCCACATGGCCCGGCTGCACAGGTTAGGGAGGGCGCATTCTCATGAGGGAGTGACTCAAGGTTACCATTTCCACACCGATCCGGATATCGACCAAG GTGACTACGACTTGACAGACCTCTCCCTCGAATCTGACACTGTAATTATAATGGTGTAA